One part of the Lytechinus pictus isolate F3 Inbred chromosome 3, Lp3.0, whole genome shotgun sequence genome encodes these proteins:
- the LOC129283295 gene encoding uncharacterized protein LOC129283295, producing MTREIQALRERLEHTESKVMDLETELQTQASILTSLQKEKVSTTDAIKSLKAKLNEEEQYSRRNCLRLYGIPESDHEDTDAVMRSHRVGAPRRPVDKEKPPRPTGIIVKFSSYRVRNLVIKNRKQLKGKHIGIEEDLTATNRILLQKAKDEMNNNSNVTAAWSTDGKITVLVKATYGRSVKKRINSVDDLKKIG from the exons ATGACAAGGGAGATACAAGCTCTTCGTGAACGACTGGAACATACAGAGAGCAAGGTAATGGATCTAGAAACTGAGCTGCAGACACAGGCTTCCATCTTGACTTCACTACAGAAAGAGAAAGTTTCTACAACAGATGCCATCAAGTCACTGAAAGCCAAGTTGAATGAAGAAGAACAATATTCAAGGAGAAACTGCCTCCGACTGTACGGAATCCCAGAAAGCGATCATGAAGACACCGACGCAGTGATG CGTTCACATCGTGTTGGTGCTCCTCGTCGTCCAGTGGATAAGGAGAAGCCTCCACGACCTACAGGTATCATCGTCAAGTTTTCATCTTACCGAGTTCGCAACTTAGTCATCAAGAATCGCAAACAACTTAAAGGAAAACACATAGGAATTGAGGAAGACTTGACAGCAACAAATAGAATCTTGCTTCAAAAAGCAAaggatgaaatgaacaacaacAGTAATGTGACTGCTGCTTGGTCCACGGATGGCAAGATTACTGTTCTGGTGAAAGCAACGTATGGAAGATCTGtgaagaaaagaataaactCTGTCGATGATCTAAAGAAAATAGGATAA